The Desulfovibrio sp. UCD-KL4C genome contains the following window.
ATATGTTCGCGAAGTTCTCTCTCAGAATAATATGCCACAGGATCTTGCGATGCTTCCTTTCGCTGAAAGCGGGTATAACTCCATGGCTTATTCAAGAGTTGGCGCCGCTGGGATGTGGCAATTTATGCCTTATACAGGGCGTAAATATGGACTCAGAGTCGACTGGTGGGTTGATGAGCGCAGAGACCCTCATAAAGCTACACTTGCAGCAGTTGAATATTTAAAAGTTCTTCATGGAATGTTCGGTGATTGGTATTTGGCACTTGCTGCATACAATGCCGGGGAAGGTAAAATCGGCAGGGCACTTAAAAAAACCGGAGCAGAGGACTTTTTTGATCTTAGTCAAAAAAATCATAGGCTCAGCAGAAGATATAGATTGAGAGCTGAAACTAAAAATTACGTTCCTAAATTTATCGCTATTTCTAAAATATTTAAAAATCTCGAACCACTTGGATTTGAGAAAATTAATTGGGAAAACGGTTTGCAAGTTGAGACTATTAAAGTTCCCGGTGGAACAGATTTACTTGCCCTTGCAAAGTCCTGTAATATGAAGTGGAGTGATTTTCACAAGTTGAATCCTCATTTCCGCAGACAAGTCAGTCCTCCTGATGCTGTTACAAATGCATATTTACCGCTTAGATTAATGGCGAAGGCTTCAAGCTATCTTGAAAGCCCTCGTTCAAGGCCTTTTGCCGGTTATAAACGTTACAAAATTCGTCGCGGCGATTCATGGAATCGTATTGGTCATAGATATCATGTACCAGTGGCAGTTCTTAAAAGTGTGAACAATCGGAAATCAAATTTGATTAAGCCCGGCCAGTTTGTAATGATTCCGGGAAGAGGCTCATCAAATCGTTTTGACACACGTGCAGTTACAAAAACTCGTCGTACAGCCCAGAATAGGGCAAATTATAAAGTACGCAGCGGAGACACCTTATGGGATATCGCCAGTCGTTACCGTGTAAGTGTAAATACTCTTAAGCGTTCAAACGGTTTGCGTTCATCAAGACTTAAGATAGGACAAAAATTATACATTCCCGATAATTCAGCTCGGAGAACAAAGATTTCTAATGCTAAGGCTGAAAATGTTAATAATCAGCTAGTAAAATATAAAGTAAGGCGCGGTGATAATTTATACGGAATAGCTCGCCGCTTTGGGGTTAAGGTTTCTTCACTCATGAAATGGAACAGACTTAATTCTAAAAGTATTATTAGACCAGGTGACAGAATCAAGGTTTACGTTCAGTAAAGTCTGATATTTAGTTCATTAAAAAAGCCCGTTGCAGTAGCTGCAACGGGCTTTTTTTATACTTTAAGTAAACTTACAAATGCTCGAGTAAAATTTTTCTGGCTCTTAATTCATCTAAGTCATGTCCTGTCCAAATTTTAAACTGCGCTAAGCCCTGATGTAAAAACATTTCAATTCCGCTGAGTGTTTTACAACCTTTTTCTTTAGCTTCTTTAAGAAGAACAGTTTCAAGAGGATTGTAGATTAGATCGTAGACAATCGTTTTTTCATCAACATTATCCATGATCATGGGGTTGATTTTTTGCTTGTCACCTGACATTCCAAGCGAGGTTGAATTTATGATGAGATCATAATGTTCATTGCCTCTTTTATTCCAATCTACACATGATATTCCAAATTCTTCAGCTAGTTTATCAGCTTTGGATTTTGTTCTGTTTGTAATAACAATTTCTCTTATTTGCAGTGTTTTTAGTCCTACGATTGCTGCGCGTGATGCTCCGCCTGCGCCTAGAAGTAAAGCTTTTTTAACGTGATCACAGTGTGGTCTGAGAGGCTCTGAGCATCCAGCCGTATCGGTATTATCACCAATCAGTTTATCTTGTTCCCAGTATAGAGTGTTCACAGCTCCAACGCCCTTTGCGCGCGTAGTCAGCTCATCAATGTAGTCCATTACAGAAATTTTGTGCGGAATGGTAACGCTTGCTCCTGAAATTGGGAGGGTTTTAAATGCATTCATAAAGTCTGCTATCTTTTCTGGAGCAGTAGGCCATGCCATATATACAGCTTTTATGTCTTTTAGTGCAAAACCCCAGTTATGTAGAAGTGGGCTCATTGAGTGCCCAAGGGGGTAGCCGATTATTCCGAAAAGTTTTTCGGGCTTCAAAACGTTCATTTTTGGCTCCTTAGATGAATAGAAAGCCCGGATAGATGTGCATAAAGCCTTTCTATCCGGGCCTTGATAGCCTTTATGATTACTGCGATTTTTTTAATTAAGCAACAGTGTTCGCTCCGGCTTGTAGGGCTTCAGCATTTTTGGGTATCAGATGGCTGTAGTGAGCTGAAATTACATTCGGCAGGCTTTCAATAACAGCCGTAAGGTCAATAATTCCACTTGCTTTAATGAATGCTCCAAGGGCTACCATATTTGCCATGCGGCTATTGCCTAGTTTGTCAGCAATATCGTTAGCAGGAACAAGGTATGATTTGACACGCTCAGTCTCAACTAGTTCTTTATCAATCAGAGATGAGTTTATAATCTGGATTCCACCGTCCATGAGCCTAGGCTGGAATTTATCAAGTGAAGGGCGGTTCATAGCAATCAGACTGTGTGGACTGCGGATGATTGGAGATCCAATCTCTTCTTCAGAAAGAACAACTGTGCAGTTGGCTGTTCCGCCGCGCATTTCAGGTCCGTATACAGGGATGTAAGTTACATTAAGGCCGGCATTCATACCCGCATACGCCAACAGATTGCCGATAAGCATGACACCCTGTCCGCCGAATCCGGCAATAATGCTGTCAATATACTTGCTCATCTGGTTAACCCTCCGTTTCCACTGTTAAATCTTTAAAAACTCCAAGCGGAAAGTAAGGAATCAGTTCTTCTTCGATCCTTTCGTTAGCTTTAATAGGAGTCATTCTCCAGTTTGTCGGGCAGGTTGCCAGAAGTTCTATAAATCCGAATCCAAGTTCTTTCTGTTGAACTTCAAAAGCTTTTTTCATAGCTTTTTTGGCTTTACGGATATTTTTAACATTATTCAAAGCTACACGTGCGGAAAAAGCTGTTCCACCAAGTTGGCCTATTATTTCAGCCATGCGGATAGGCATACCTTCTTTACTGGCATTACGTCCGGCAGGTGATGTTGTAGTCTTTTGGCCAACCATTGTAGTCGGAGCCATCTGTCCACCAGTCATTCCGTAAACAGTGTTGTTTACGAAGATGATTGAAATGTTCTCTCCGCGATTTGCGCAGTGCATAATTTCAGCCATACCGATTGAAGCTAGATCTCCGTCTCCCTGATAGGAAAGAACAAATTTGTCTGGGCGTGCCCTTTTAGCACCTGTTGCAACTGCAGGAGCGCGTCCGTGAGGAGCTTCAACACTATCGACATTCAGGTAGTTATAAAGGAATACAGAACAGCCGATAGCGGTAATGAGAAGAGTGTTCTCGGTAAGCCCCATTTCGCTAAGAAGTTCTCCTGCCAGTCTTTGCGTTACACCGTGCTGACAGCCTGGACAGTAGTGTGTCGGGATATCTACAAGTGCATCGGCTTTGTCGAATGCGAGGATTTCTTGTTCACTCATATCTATTTGCCTCCAAGACTTTTGAGGATTGGCTCCTCGAAGTCATCGGGAGTGGGGAGGTTGCCAGGCAGGAATCCGAAGAAGTCAGAATCCGTAATAGTGCGGATTGAAAGGCGGACATCTTCAACCATCTGCCCAAGGTTATGTTCAATCGTTAGGAACTTCTTACCTTGTTCAGCAAGTTTCTTAAGATCACCGGAAGGGAACGGATAAAGTGTAATAGGTCTAAATAAACCAACTTTATGTCCATTGTTTCTGAGCTTTTTGATGGTGCTTTTCACTATTCTGCCGATGGAACCGTAGGCCACCACAACAAGCTCGGCATCATCAATTTGATATTCTTCCTGTTGAGTGAATTCTGCCATGTCTGCATATTTATTTTGCAGATGTTCATGGTGGGCGGCTAAAGAGCCTTCACTGAGGAATAAAGATTTAAGTATACGACCTTTTCGTCCTTTTGCCCCACAGAGACGCCAATCATGGCCTTCATTTTCATCTATTTTTTCAGGGGTCCATGGGCTGACTGGTTCTTTCATCTGTCCAAGAATGGCATCACCTAAAATCATGACAGGATTACGGTATTTAAATGCAAGATCAAATGCTTTGATTACTAAATCGTATGCTTCCTGACATGTTCCCGGTGCCAATACTAAGACTCTGTAGTCACCGTGCCCGCCGCCTTTTACGGCTTGAAAATAGTCTCCTTGACTTGGGCCGATGTCTCCAAGACCCGGTCCACCTCGGTTCATATTGACTATCACGGTAGGTAATTGGCTTCCTGCCAGATAAGAAATGGCTTCCTGCT
Protein-coding sequences here:
- a CDS encoding thiamine pyrophosphate-dependent enzyme — protein: MSEQEILAFDKADALVDIPTHYCPGCQHGVTQRLAGELLSEMGLTENTLLITAIGCSVFLYNYLNVDSVEAPHGRAPAVATGAKRARPDKFVLSYQGDGDLASIGMAEIMHCANRGENISIIFVNNTVYGMTGGQMAPTTMVGQKTTTSPAGRNASKEGMPIRMAEIIGQLGGTAFSARVALNNVKNIRKAKKAMKKAFEVQQKELGFGFIELLATCPTNWRMTPIKANERIEEELIPYFPLGVFKDLTVETEG
- a CDS encoding LysM peptidoglycan-binding domain-containing protein, with protein sequence MNSPKLFRFVALLALFIFFTGCAHKTVTPDSQSEVILSDNSTVEADYTDAGVETLDPELEAVPAEPQELTPEEQKALLSSSCGINFDLDVHETKEVQQHFGYFTHKARKTFTNWLKRAEPFLPYVREVLSQNNMPQDLAMLPFAESGYNSMAYSRVGAAGMWQFMPYTGRKYGLRVDWWVDERRDPHKATLAAVEYLKVLHGMFGDWYLALAAYNAGEGKIGRALKKTGAEDFFDLSQKNHRLSRRYRLRAETKNYVPKFIAISKIFKNLEPLGFEKINWENGLQVETIKVPGGTDLLALAKSCNMKWSDFHKLNPHFRRQVSPPDAVTNAYLPLRLMAKASSYLESPRSRPFAGYKRYKIRRGDSWNRIGHRYHVPVAVLKSVNNRKSNLIKPGQFVMIPGRGSSNRFDTRAVTKTRRTAQNRANYKVRSGDTLWDIASRYRVSVNTLKRSNGLRSSRLKIGQKLYIPDNSARRTKISNAKAENVNNQLVKYKVRRGDNLYGIARRFGVKVSSLMKWNRLNSKSIIRPGDRIKVYVQ
- the aroE gene encoding shikimate dehydrogenase, translated to MNVLKPEKLFGIIGYPLGHSMSPLLHNWGFALKDIKAVYMAWPTAPEKIADFMNAFKTLPISGASVTIPHKISVMDYIDELTTRAKGVGAVNTLYWEQDKLIGDNTDTAGCSEPLRPHCDHVKKALLLGAGGASRAAIVGLKTLQIREIVITNRTKSKADKLAEEFGISCVDWNKRGNEHYDLIINSTSLGMSGDKQKINPMIMDNVDEKTIVYDLIYNPLETVLLKEAKEKGCKTLSGIEMFLHQGLAQFKIWTGHDLDELRARKILLEHL
- a CDS encoding 2-oxoacid:acceptor oxidoreductase family protein produces the protein MSKYIDSIIAGFGGQGVMLIGNLLAYAGMNAGLNVTYIPVYGPEMRGGTANCTVVLSEEEIGSPIIRSPHSLIAMNRPSLDKFQPRLMDGGIQIINSSLIDKELVETERVKSYLVPANDIADKLGNSRMANMVALGAFIKASGIIDLTAVIESLPNVISAHYSHLIPKNAEALQAGANTVA
- a CDS encoding 3-methyl-2-oxobutanoate dehydrogenase subunit VorB, coding for MSKNGEKLFIKGNEAIARGAIAAGLKCYFGYPITPQNDIPEYMSAALPAVGGEFVQAESEVAAANMLIGAAACGVRSMTSSSSPGISLKQEAISYLAGSQLPTVIVNMNRGGPGLGDIGPSQGDYFQAVKGGGHGDYRVLVLAPGTCQEAYDLVIKAFDLAFKYRNPVMILGDAILGQMKEPVSPWTPEKIDENEGHDWRLCGAKGRKGRILKSLFLSEGSLAAHHEHLQNKYADMAEFTQQEEYQIDDAELVVVAYGSIGRIVKSTIKKLRNNGHKVGLFRPITLYPFPSGDLKKLAEQGKKFLTIEHNLGQMVEDVRLSIRTITDSDFFGFLPGNLPTPDDFEEPILKSLGGK